The following proteins come from a genomic window of Lachnoclostridium phytofermentans ISDg:
- a CDS encoding class I SAM-dependent methyltransferase, translating to MKDTKVLAQNKTSWDFIADEWFGSTSLPTYGPTLPNEGTLNLFDSLDNKKVLEIGCGSGHSLLYTAKQGAKELWGLDLSSKQIENAEKLLSENNVIANLFVSPMEDNPGIPENYFDFVYSIYAFGWTTDLKQSIDLVHKYLKKSGVFILSWDNPLMQCIEAEGNKYTIFRSYLDEATIDLSKGNQAMKIKNWKLSSYINELASAGFKIDKLIEETDKDILAQEYDFTLKYYSKHKAKLINTSFIIKAIKL from the coding sequence ATGAAAGATACTAAAGTATTAGCTCAAAATAAGACAAGTTGGGATTTCATAGCCGATGAATGGTTTGGATCAACTTCACTACCTACATACGGTCCAACTTTACCTAATGAAGGTACATTGAATTTGTTTGATTCATTAGATAATAAAAAAGTTTTAGAGATTGGTTGCGGCAGTGGACATTCTTTGCTATATACAGCTAAACAGGGGGCTAAAGAGTTATGGGGTTTAGATTTATCTTCAAAACAGATAGAGAATGCTGAAAAACTGCTATCAGAAAATAACGTAATTGCAAATTTATTTGTGTCACCTATGGAAGATAACCCAGGAATACCAGAAAATTACTTTGATTTTGTTTACTCGATATATGCATTTGGGTGGACTACCGATTTAAAACAATCCATAGATTTAGTTCATAAATACTTAAAGAAATCTGGTGTTTTTATATTGTCTTGGGATAATCCATTGATGCAATGTATAGAAGCTGAAGGGAATAAGTATACAATTTTCAGGTCGTATTTGGATGAAGCTACGATTGATTTATCAAAGGGTAATCAAGCTATGAAAATAAAGAACTGGAAATTATCTTCATATATCAATGAACTGGCATCTGCAGGATTTAAAATTGACAAGTTGATTGAAGAAACTGATAAGGATATTCTTGCCCAGGAATATGATTTTACACTAAAATACTATTCAAAGCATAAAGCTAAATTAATTAATACATCGTTTATTATCAAAGCAATTAAATTATAA
- a CDS encoding VOC family protein has protein sequence MDDELKIKMYSFTVDCKDPHELAKFYAALLKWEIMFINEEWACVYAPGTNQGTYPCILFQQNPEYKPPVWPEEPEAQQQMAHIDFAVNDLEKAVQYAIHCGATIADEQFSNNWRVMLDPAGHPFCLCQMKSIVESADFALL, from the coding sequence ATGGATGATGAATTAAAAATCAAAATGTACTCATTTACGGTGGATTGCAAAGACCCTCATGAATTAGCAAAATTTTATGCAGCGTTGCTCAAGTGGGAAATAATGTTTATCAATGAAGAATGGGCATGTGTATACGCCCCAGGAACCAATCAGGGGACATATCCTTGTATATTGTTTCAACAAAATCCTGAGTATAAACCTCCTGTGTGGCCGGAAGAGCCTGAAGCTCAACAGCAAATGGCACATATAGACTTCGCCGTTAATGATTTAGAAAAAGCAGTTCAATATGCAATCCATTGTGGAGCTACAATCGCAGATGAGCAATTTTCTAATAATTGGAGAGTTATGCTTGACCCCGCCGGACACCCTTTTTGCTTATGCCAAATGAAATCAATTGTCGAGAGTGCCGATTTTGCGTTGTTATAG
- a CDS encoding VOC family protein → MLRTMFQMYLKNSVEAVEMYQKAFDAKLLYESKNEDGSYLHAELDACGQVLAISEALDERKIGNTMQFCFHFGEGNEEIVKRAYEVLKDGAKINQPLGPCFFSSCMFGIVDKFGVDWCIFV, encoded by the coding sequence ATGCTAAGAACAATGTTTCAGATGTATCTCAAGAATAGTGTTGAAGCAGTCGAAATGTATCAAAAGGCTTTTGATGCTAAGTTATTATATGAGAGTAAGAACGAAGATGGAAGCTATCTTCATGCTGAATTAGACGCTTGTGGGCAAGTATTAGCTATATCAGAGGCACTTGATGAGAGGAAAATCGGTAATACTATGCAATTTTGCTTCCACTTTGGTGAAGGCAATGAAGAAATTGTAAAGAGAGCATATGAAGTTTTAAAAGATGGTGCAAAAATTAATCAACCATTGGGACCATGTTTTTTTAGTTCTTGTATGTTTGGTATTGTAGATAAATTTGGAGTTGATTGGTGTATTTTTGTTTAA
- a CDS encoding AraC family transcriptional regulator: MDWIKKFNEVIKYIEDNLKGEISYDTISQIAGCSIYNFQRMFSYIADKPLSEYIRNRRLTLAAFDIMNSKDRIIDISFKYGYESQDAFSRAFRSFHGVLPSAARNETVQLKSCPKLSFQINIKGENYMNYQIVQFPAFKVVGITNRINTSEAFKIVPQIWENAWKDGTMNRFIELLKKTDYRPAGFLGICADGKWGNSEEMDYILAITNHVDVPECNYVSPPDGMKEFCYPASTWVVFDADGELPSAVQKIHKQFYSEWLPNSGYELADLPVIESYMQNNHQEVWIGINKNK; encoded by the coding sequence ATGGATTGGATTAAAAAATTTAATGAGGTTATAAAATATATAGAAGATAATCTTAAAGGTGAAATTTCATATGACACTATATCCCAAATTGCAGGATGTTCCATTTATAATTTTCAAAGAATGTTTTCATATATTGCTGACAAGCCACTATCGGAATACATTAGAAACAGACGTTTAACACTGGCAGCCTTTGATATTATGAACAGCAAAGACCGAATCATTGATATTTCATTTAAATATGGATATGAGTCTCAAGATGCCTTTTCTCGTGCTTTTCGAAGTTTTCATGGTGTCTTGCCTTCCGCTGCAAGAAATGAAACCGTCCAATTAAAATCCTGTCCAAAACTCTCCTTCCAAATCAATATTAAAGGAGAGAATTATATGAATTATCAAATTGTACAGTTTCCTGCATTCAAGGTAGTGGGAATAACTAACCGTATAAACACTTCAGAAGCATTTAAAATTGTACCGCAGATTTGGGAGAACGCTTGGAAAGATGGAACAATGAACCGCTTTATTGAACTTTTAAAAAAAACAGATTATCGTCCTGCTGGCTTTTTAGGCATATGTGCAGATGGAAAATGGGGAAACTCAGAAGAAATGGATTATATTCTTGCTATCACAAACCATGTAGATGTTCCAGAATGCAACTATGTTTCTCCTCCTGATGGGATGAAAGAATTCTGCTATCCAGCATCTACTTGGGTTGTCTTTGATGCTGATGGGGAACTTCCAAGTGCTGTTCAGAAAATTCATAAGCAGTTTTATTCAGAGTGGTTACCCAATTCAGGATATGAACTAGCAGATCTTCCTGTTATTGAATCTTATATGCAAAACAATCATCAAGAAGTTTG